The genomic region CATTAAACCATGCCCAGTGCAATCGCGAATTACCAATAACTAATGCTAGCCAGTGCGATTTACTCATACATCAATCGCGATTCTTAAATCTTTTGCTAGCAGCTACATTGTACGGATAAGGCATTGCTTTACCCCTTGAAACACTTTTAGTTTTTTAAACTGAAATATAAATTTATTAATAAACCTTTACAAAAAAAGCATGAGACAATAAAACTAGATAAAAAAAAGTTATAAGTTGCGCAGGAGGCTGACGAATGGTAGTGCTCACCGATAAAGCTCAGAATCGGCTTACAATGCAAACTGCCGACATTGCTCCCAATACAACCGCAATTCGCTCGCTCGACTGGGATCGTGATCGCTTTGATATTGAGTTTGGCTTGCAAAATGGCACAACATACAACTCATTTATCATTCGAGGTGAGCAGACGGCTTTAGTCGATACCTCTCATGAGAAATTTCGCCAACTTTATTTAGACACGCTGCGTCATGTCATTGACCCAGCAGAAATTGACTATATCATTATTAGCCACACAGAACCGGATCATAGCGGCTTAGTCAAAGACGTATTACAGCTTGTTCCCAAAGCAACAGTCGTAGGCTCAAAAGTCGCGCTTCAGTTTCTCGAAGACATGGTGCATCAGCCGTTTAAGCGGCAAATTGTGAAAAATGGCGATCGCTTAGATTTAGGGAACGGGCATGACTTAGAGTTCATCAGTGCCCCGAATTTGCACTGGCCTGATACGATGTTCACTTATGATCGCAAAACGCAAGTTCTCTACACATGTGATGCCTTTGGGTTGCACTATTGCGACGATTATACCTTTGATGAAGACCTCGGCGCGATCGAAGCTGATTTCCGTTTTTATTACGACTGCTTAATGGCTCCAAATGCACGTTCAGTGTTATCTGCACTCAAACGGATGGGCGAACTAGGCAAAGTGACCACGATCGCAACAGGTCACGGTCCACTACTGTATCACAATGTCGAAGAACTGACGCGCCGTTACCGTGTCTGGAGTCAATCGCAAGCCAAAGCAGAAACAACCGTTGCAGTTTGTTATACTTCCGATTATGGATACAGCGATCGCCTGGCGCAAGCCATTGCCCAAGGAATTACAAAGACAGGCGTTGCTGTCGAAACTGTAGATCTCCGATCCGCAGATCTGCAAGAAGTTCAAGAACTCATCAACCGGGTATCAGGAATCGTCATCGGAATGCCACCCGCATCAGGAGATGCGGCAAAATCTACCCAGACAGTGCTAAGTACAGTTCTAGCAGCCGCCAAAGCGAAGCAAGCAGTCGGTATTTTTGAATCGGGTGGTGCTGATGATGAACCAGTTTACCCGTTACTAAACAAATTCCGCGATTTAGGACTTTCAATTGCTTTTCCCGCAATTCAAATTAGAGAAGCACCCACCGAAGCAACCTACAAGCGGTGTGAAGAAGCAGGAACTGACTTAGGACAATGGCTAACGCGTGATCGCAGCATCAAAGTTATGAAATCTTTAGATGCCGATCTCGACAAAGCTTTAGGTAGAATCAGCGGTGGACTTTACATCATCACTGCTAAAAAAGGCGACGCATCAAGCGCAATGTTGGCGTCGTGGGTAACACAAGCAAGTTTCAAGCCCCTGGGAGTGACAATTGCAGTTGCGAAAGACCGCGCGATTGAATCGTTAATGCAAGTCGGTGATCGCTTTGTGCTCAATGTCTTAGAAGAAGGCAATCACCTGCACTTAATGAAACACTTCCTCAAGCGTTTCTCGCCTGGTGCCGATCGTTTCGAGGGCGTTAAAACCCAACCTTCCCAAAATGGCGCGCCAATTCTTACCGAAGCGCTAGCTTACATGGAGTGCGAAGTCACAAGCCGGATGGAACTAAGCGATCACCACATCGTTTATGCCACCATCGAAACCGGTAGAGTCAGCAATCCCGAAGCCCTCACCGCCGTTCACCATCGCAAAGTCGGAAACCACTACTAAGGGGCGAGGAGTGAGGGGCTAGTGATAGTAAAAGAGAAGTTCTATAGTAGTATTTCTCCCCTGCACCTCAGATCTCCTCTGCACCCTCTGCTCTAAAAACCTTGACCTCCGAACCGTAGGTCTGCGCCAGCGCCCTCCAACCCCTCATCTGACTTATGGAATCAAAGCCACGCGACGTACAGTTTTTTCCCGTTGGTATCGATACCACCGTGCTGCGATCGCGCAGTTGGACGCGGTTACGATTTGAAATTGAATATGCCTTGGCGCGCGGTACGACTGCTAACTGTTACATCATTCAAAGCGATCGGCTAGCAATTATCGATCCTCCTGGAGAAACTTTTACCCAAATTTATTTAGCAGCTTTACAGCAGCGCATTGATTTACAAAAGCTTGATTACGTCATTCTCGGACACGTTAACCCTAACCGTGCTGCAACGTTAAAAGCGCTACTAAAAATTGCCCCACACATTACCTTTGTCTGCTCTAACCCTGGTGCAATCAATCTCCGTAGCGCACTAGAACACCCTGATCTACAAATTATGGTGATGCGCGGCGAGGAAACGCTAGATTTAGGCAAAGGTCATCATCTGCAATTTATTCCTACTCCTAACCCGCGCTATCCTGATCATCTTTGTACCTACGATCCTCTCACAGAAATTCTTTACACAGATAAGTTATTCGGCGCGCATATTTGCGGTGACCAAGTATTTGATGAAGGCTGGGAAAGTTTCCAAGAAGATCGGCACTACTACTTTGATTGCTTAATGGCACCGCACGCGCGTCAAGTAGAAACCGCACTCGATAAGCTTGCCGATTTTCCCGTAAGAATGTACGCGACAGCACACGGTCCATTAGTGCGTTATGGACTGTTACAACTCACCGAAGCTTACCGACAGCGGAGTCAGCAGCAGACGTCTCAAGAGACAATTGTCGCTTTGATTTATGCTTCAGCTTATGGAAATACGGCAACATTAGCACAGGCGATCGCGCGTGGTATCACCAAAGCAGGTGTTGCGGTCGAATCGATTAACTGTGAATTTGCCACTCCTGAAGAGATTCGCACTGCGGTAGAAAAATCTGCCGGATTTATCATTGGTTCACCTACGCTTGGCGGTCATGCACCGACTCCTATTCAAACCGCTTTAGGCATCGTCCTCTCGACTGCTACTAACAATAAATTAGCTGGCGTGTTTGGTTCTTACGGCTGGAGTGGTGAAGCGATTGATTTAATCGAGAGTAAACTCAAAGATGCTGGTTATCGGTTTGGATTTGACACGATGCGCGTCAAGTTTAAACCTACTGATGTCACTCTCCAACTGTGCGAAGAAGCAGGGACTGACTTTGCTCAAAGCTTGAAAAAAGCCAAAAAAGTCCGCGCCCCGCGACAACCAGCTACCAGTGTTGAACAAGCCGTTGGGCGAGTGGTTGGTTCGCTAAGTGTAGTCACAACTAAACAGGGAGATGTTTCGAGTGCAATGCTGGCGTCATGGGTCTCTCAAGCGACTTTTAACCCACCAGGATTGACTGTAGCTGTTGCGAAAGACCGTGCGATTGAATCACTTATGCACACTGGTAACAAATTTGTACTAAACATACTCGCTGAAGGTAAGCAACTACGCAAGCACTTCATGAAGCCTTTTGCGCCTGGAGAAGACCGCTTCAGTGGTGTAGCAACTCAGAGTGCAGATAATGGCTGTCCTATTCTCTCCGACGCGTTGGCGTATCTAGAGTGCTCAATCCAAAATCGCATGGAAGCAGGCGATCATTGGATAGTTTATGCAAGTGTTGATAACGGTAAAGTTCTCGCTCCTGATGGAGTTACTGCGGTTCACCATCGTAAGTCAGGAAACCATTACTAGAGGCAAACAGAACCAGAGGAAGCAGAACTCACCCCTTCCTACTGTCTCTTTTCTAAATACTGACCAATCATCTGCTGTTCGCCTGCACGAGAGATGATGGTTTGCCGAGTGCGGTAATTGTTACCAATCAGCTTCAATTCTTCTTCAAAAACAGAACCTTTGTATTTTGTACGCAGACACATCGTTTGTGGATTGGAGAAATAATACTCAGCCGTTACTGGCTTTGTTGTGGCAAAACCGCGATCGCGATACAACGTTGTCCCCCCTACACCAAAAAGGGTCGCGCCCTTAGACTCTTTTTTTCCTGATACTGAATTCGTACTCTCCCAACTCACTTCTGCTCCACAAGTTAAAATGGCAGCGTCATCGAGTTGGTGTAGTTGAGCAAGTTGTTCGAGTTCAGGACACCCTGGCGCTAAAAAGCAAATGGTAATCATACTGACCATTTCTTTAGTTTCGCCGTCGGGCAAAGTATAGTATCGCCTTTCTGAGCGCCATTTCCCAGCAGAGCGTCTGAAAAATTCCGCAGCTAGTAGCGAAGCTTCTGTGTTTGGGGTCAGTTGTCGCGGTGATGTCACTATCAGCAAGCCTCATGGAAAGTTAAAGCAACAGAGGGTATCAAACGATTAATTGCAATACCTTGTTACTATTTTTAATACTGTAAATTCTACCTAATAATATAGCGACAAAAAGAAGAACTGTGTCATTTTTTTACAAAATCAAGCAAGATAAAGCGAAGTTTTTAAGAAGGCAATGCTTTGTAACGCAGCACCATATTTTTGGCATAATGTGTCGGGAGATGCAGATTATCTTGTTGCTCGAATTCAGACACTGCAAACATTGAAAGCAGTGAGAAGAGTTATTTTCTACTATGGTGTCAAAACCTTCTGCTATGCGGAACAGAAGTATGATTTGCCCCCTCGCCCCCCAGAATTGGGGGAAACCAAATTCTTTTAAAGTCCCCCAAGTGTGAGGGATTTAGGGGGCTTACTAAGAGTGCAGCTACTTAACGATTCATCCATCGATTAGGCAATGCCCTTCTGTAATAGCCGAATTTAATCATCTGACACGAACTATCGCTCGATCACTAGACTCAAACATAAATTTCGAGCTAATATGGATGATTGTGAGTTTTTCATAAGGCTATGAACGCGCAAGAAATCATCCGCTCGATCGAAGCGGAGCAATTGAAGTCGGATGTACCCGATATCTATGTCGGCGATACGGTTAGGGTGGGAGTCGTGATTCAAGAGGGTGGCAAGGAACGTACCCAACCTTACGAAGGGATAGTCATTGCTAAACGCAATGGCGGAATTAACGAGACAATAACTGTCCGGCGAATCTTTCAAGGAGTAGGTGTAGAGCGAGTGTTTCTTTTACATTCACCGCGTGTTGCAAGCATCAAGGTGCTACGTCGTGGTAAAGTACGTCGCGCCAAGTTATACTACTTACGCGATCGCGTTGGTAAAGCGACTCGCGTCAAACAACGGTTCGACCGTGCTTTGTAGATAGCAGCAAGTTTGAATTCAAGTCACAATTTTGTGCATTCGGACTCAAATTGCGTTACACTATAAGCTTAGTGGCTATAGCTACAGTAAATTGTGCGCTCTTAGTTCAGTTGGTAGAACGCAGGTCTCCAAAACCTGATGTCGGGGGTTCAAGTCCTCCAGGGCGCGCTACGCAGGATCTACCCCTGCTAGGTGTAGCACATTTATCCTTATGCAGAACCCGAAAGCAGTATTCAGTGCTATTCTAGCGCCAAGAAGCATAACTTTCGGGTAAAATTATTTTAGTAAGTATGACTAAGAGCGTCTCGCGAAGCAGACAATTGTAGTGTTTGTAATTGCAGGAATTCGTGTCATAGCTGCATTGTGATGAGGGAGACGATTGCTCGTGAACAAGAAAAACGAAGTCGAAGTCCAAGAATCCAAAAATAAAGGCAATCTTGGCAGCTTCTTTCGTGGAACCAAAGAAGAATTCGACAAAGTTGTATGGCCTAGCAGACAGCAACTTGTCAGCGAATCAGCCGCTGTATTGTCGATGGTAGTCTTATCCGCGACTTTTATTTATCTGGTTAATGGCTTCTTTGCTTGGGCAGCAGGACAGGTGTTTCGATGACATTAGAAGACGAACGAGGTAATTCCAATCAAGTTCAGGATACAGAAGCGACAGAAAATTCGCCTAATATCCCGACGCGTTGGTATGCAGTTCAAGTTGCTTCGGGATGTGAAAAAAGAGTCAAAGCAGATATTGAGCGACGAGCGCAAACTTTTGACGTTGCCGAGCGGATTGCTCGCGTCGAAATTCCGCAAACCCCCGCAGTCAAAATCCGCAAAGACGGTAGCAGACAGCATACCGAAGAAAAAGTGTTTCCTGGCTACGTACTCGTCAAGATGGCAATGGACGATGACACTTGGCAGGTTGTCAAGAATACACCTCACGTCATCAACTTTGTCGGCGCGGAGCAAAGAAAAGGTACGGGTAGAGGACGCGGTCACGTTAAACCAGTAGCGCTGAGTCATACCGAAGTCGAACGGATATTTAAACAGACAACTGAGCAAGAGCCAGTCGTTAAAATCGATATGGCAGCTGGCGATAAAATTATCGTGCTTTCAGGTCCATTTAAAGACTTTGAGGGTGAAGTGGTTGAAGTCAGTCCAGAACGGAGTAAGCTAAAAGCGCTACTTTCAATCTTTGGACGAGACACGCCAGTTGAATTGGAGTTTAATCAGGTTCAGAAACAAGGCTAACGAGAGAATGGCAAAAAAAGTTGTTGCGGTCATTAAGCTGGCTCTGACCGCAGGAAAAGCAAACCCAGCACCTCCGGTGGGTCCAGCGCTTGGTCAGCATGGCGTCAATATCATGATGTTCTGCAAAGAATACAATGCCAGAACCGCAGATCAAGCCGGAATGGTCATCCCAGTTGAAATTTCGGTTTATGAAGACCGTAGTTTCACATTTGTACTCAAGACGCCACCAGCTTCAGTATTGATTAGCAAAGCTGCTGGTATCGAGCGAGGCTCAAACGAACCAAACAAAAAGAAAGTTGGTAAGATCAGCCGCGCACAATTGCAAGAAATTGCCCAAACAAAAATGCCAGACCTCAACGCAAATGATATTGAGGCGGCAATGAAAATCGTTGCCGGAACTGCCCGCAATATGGGTGTGACCGTAGTAGATTAATTGCTAGAATTAATTTTCTAGCATTACAACTAAAACTTTTAATGTACACGTATAGCGGGGGAGAAGCAAAACTTCGTTAGTTGACCCCAAGGGAGAAAAAATGGCGAAAAAAGAATCTCGCCGGATGCAAGAACTGCGAAAAAAAGTTGAAGATAGACCTTATCAACCTTTAGAGGCGCTGAGCTTATTAAAAGAAACTGCGACAGCGAAGTTTACCGAAGCCGCAGAAGCTCATATCCGCCTAGGAATTGACCCTAAATATACTGACCAGCAACTACGGACGACAGTAGCGCTGCCTAAAGGTACGGGGCAAGTTGTACGGGTAGCGGTAATTGCACGAGGCGAAAAAGTTACTGAAGCAACCAATGCGGGTGCGGATGTCGTTGGTTCGGAAGAACTGATTGATGAGATTCAACAAGGTCGCATGGACTTTGATCGGTTAATTGCGACACCTGATGTGATGCCGCAGGTAGCAAGACTTGGAAGACTTCTAGGTCCGCGTGGCTTGATGCCTTCCCCTAAAGGTGGGACTGTGACTTTTGACGTGACACAAGCGATCGCCGATTTCAAAGCAGGTAAATTAGAGTTTCGTGCCGATCGCACAGGAATCGTTCATGTTATGTTTGGTAAGGCGTCCTTCTCACCAGAAGATTTATTGGTGAATCTTAAGGCTTTGCAAGAGACTATTGACCGCAATCGTCCTTCAGGTGCCAAAGGTCGTTACTGGCGGACAATGTTCGTATCGGCAACAATGGGACCATCAATCCAAGTGGATATCAATGCCCTGCGCGATATGAAATCTGAAGCTGCTTGATGAGAGATCCGAGGTTAGAGGTCAGAGAATGTTCATGTAAGAGTTAGCATAAATCCCTGACCCCTTCAAATTAAATAGACAAAGCCAGAGACAGCAGGAGCTTTCAAAGCTT from Chroogloeocystis siderophila 5.2 s.c.1 harbors:
- a CDS encoding diflavin flavoprotein produces the protein MVVLTDKAQNRLTMQTADIAPNTTAIRSLDWDRDRFDIEFGLQNGTTYNSFIIRGEQTALVDTSHEKFRQLYLDTLRHVIDPAEIDYIIISHTEPDHSGLVKDVLQLVPKATVVGSKVALQFLEDMVHQPFKRQIVKNGDRLDLGNGHDLEFISAPNLHWPDTMFTYDRKTQVLYTCDAFGLHYCDDYTFDEDLGAIEADFRFYYDCLMAPNARSVLSALKRMGELGKVTTIATGHGPLLYHNVEELTRRYRVWSQSQAKAETTVAVCYTSDYGYSDRLAQAIAQGITKTGVAVETVDLRSADLQEVQELINRVSGIVIGMPPASGDAAKSTQTVLSTVLAAAKAKQAVGIFESGGADDEPVYPLLNKFRDLGLSIAFPAIQIREAPTEATYKRCEEAGTDLGQWLTRDRSIKVMKSLDADLDKALGRISGGLYIITAKKGDASSAMLASWVTQASFKPLGVTIAVAKDRAIESLMQVGDRFVLNVLEEGNHLHLMKHFLKRFSPGADRFEGVKTQPSQNGAPILTEALAYMECEVTSRMELSDHHIVYATIETGRVSNPEALTAVHHRKVGNHY
- the rplS gene encoding 50S ribosomal protein L19, translating into MNAQEIIRSIEAEQLKSDVPDIYVGDTVRVGVVIQEGGKERTQPYEGIVIAKRNGGINETITVRRIFQGVGVERVFLLHSPRVASIKVLRRGKVRRAKLYYLRDRVGKATRVKQRFDRAL
- the secE gene encoding preprotein translocase subunit SecE; the encoded protein is MNKKNEVEVQESKNKGNLGSFFRGTKEEFDKVVWPSRQQLVSESAAVLSMVVLSATFIYLVNGFFAWAAGQVFR
- a CDS encoding phycobiliprotein lyase encodes the protein MTSPRQLTPNTEASLLAAEFFRRSAGKWRSERRYYTLPDGETKEMVSMITICFLAPGCPELEQLAQLHQLDDAAILTCGAEVSWESTNSVSGKKESKGATLFGVGGTTLYRDRGFATTKPVTAEYYFSNPQTMCLRTKYKGSVFEEELKLIGNNYRTRQTIISRAGEQQMIGQYLEKRQ
- a CDS encoding diflavin flavoprotein, which codes for MESKPRDVQFFPVGIDTTVLRSRSWTRLRFEIEYALARGTTANCYIIQSDRLAIIDPPGETFTQIYLAALQQRIDLQKLDYVILGHVNPNRAATLKALLKIAPHITFVCSNPGAINLRSALEHPDLQIMVMRGEETLDLGKGHHLQFIPTPNPRYPDHLCTYDPLTEILYTDKLFGAHICGDQVFDEGWESFQEDRHYYFDCLMAPHARQVETALDKLADFPVRMYATAHGPLVRYGLLQLTEAYRQRSQQQTSQETIVALIYASAYGNTATLAQAIARGITKAGVAVESINCEFATPEEIRTAVEKSAGFIIGSPTLGGHAPTPIQTALGIVLSTATNNKLAGVFGSYGWSGEAIDLIESKLKDAGYRFGFDTMRVKFKPTDVTLQLCEEAGTDFAQSLKKAKKVRAPRQPATSVEQAVGRVVGSLSVVTTKQGDVSSAMLASWVSQATFNPPGLTVAVAKDRAIESLMHTGNKFVLNILAEGKQLRKHFMKPFAPGEDRFSGVATQSADNGCPILSDALAYLECSIQNRMEAGDHWIVYASVDNGKVLAPDGVTAVHHRKSGNHY
- the rplK gene encoding 50S ribosomal protein L11, translated to MAKKVVAVIKLALTAGKANPAPPVGPALGQHGVNIMMFCKEYNARTADQAGMVIPVEISVYEDRSFTFVLKTPPASVLISKAAGIERGSNEPNKKKVGKISRAQLQEIAQTKMPDLNANDIEAAMKIVAGTARNMGVTVVD
- the nusG gene encoding transcription termination/antitermination protein NusG, encoding MTLEDERGNSNQVQDTEATENSPNIPTRWYAVQVASGCEKRVKADIERRAQTFDVAERIARVEIPQTPAVKIRKDGSRQHTEEKVFPGYVLVKMAMDDDTWQVVKNTPHVINFVGAEQRKGTGRGRGHVKPVALSHTEVERIFKQTTEQEPVVKIDMAAGDKIIVLSGPFKDFEGEVVEVSPERSKLKALLSIFGRDTPVELEFNQVQKQG
- the rplA gene encoding 50S ribosomal protein L1, whose product is MAKKESRRMQELRKKVEDRPYQPLEALSLLKETATAKFTEAAEAHIRLGIDPKYTDQQLRTTVALPKGTGQVVRVAVIARGEKVTEATNAGADVVGSEELIDEIQQGRMDFDRLIATPDVMPQVARLGRLLGPRGLMPSPKGGTVTFDVTQAIADFKAGKLEFRADRTGIVHVMFGKASFSPEDLLVNLKALQETIDRNRPSGAKGRYWRTMFVSATMGPSIQVDINALRDMKSEAA